A region of the Prosthecodimorpha staleyi genome:
ATGTCGACGTGTCGGTCGCCAACCGTCTGCTGACCATCAAGGGCGAGAAGAAGTCCGAGCACGAGACCAAGGACAAGGATCTGCACGTCGTCGAGCGCGCCTACGGCGCCTTCTCGCGTGCGGTGCCGCTGCCCTTCGCGCCCGATCCCAAGACCGTCGAAGCCACCTTCGCCAACGGCGTTCTCAAGGTGCATCTGCCGAAGCCGCCGGAGGCCGCCAAGACGGCCGAGAAGATCGCGATCAAATCGGTCTGAGCGCCACGCGCCGCCCGTCCCGTCGGGGCCGATGGCCGCCGATCGGGGCACGGGAGACGTGCGCCGGCCCGGATGTCCGGGCCGGGCACGGGACATGAGCGCCGGCCCGGATGTCCGGACCGGCGGGGCGGCGTGCGATTTGTCGTCTATCGGGAACAATCCGGCGTTTCGGCGTTCCCGTCCGGGCCGAGTGGCGCTAGAAGGGCCTCGACCCCATTCCCCTTGCCGACCCGGATCGCCTTTCCATGACATCGAACCAGACCACCGGTGCCCGCCTGCTCGTCCAGGCGCTCGAAGCCAATGCCGTCGAGCGCGTCTTCTGCGTGCCGGGCGAGAGCTATCTGGCGGTTCTCGATGCCCTGCACGACAGTCCGATCGACACCATCGTCTGCCGCCACGAATCCGGCGCCGCCTTCATGGCCGACGCGACCGGGCGGCTGACCGGGCGGCCCGGCATCGCCTTCGTCACCCGCGGCCCCGGCGCCACCAACGCCTCGGCCGGCCTGCATGTGGCGCGGCAGGATTCGATCCCGCTGATCCTGTTCGTCGGCCAGATCGAGCGCAGCTTCCGCCACCGCGAGGCCTTCCAGGAGCTCGACTACGGCGCCGTGTTCGGCTCGATCGCCAAATGGGTCGCCGAGATCGACAGCCCGGACCGCGTCCCCGAGATGGTCAGCCGCGCCTTCCACCAGGCGACCTCCGGCCGGCCCGGCCCGGTCGTGCTGGTGCTGCCCGAGGACATGCTGGTCGAGACCGCCGCCGCCGTGGCGGCCGAGCCCTGGGTCCAGGTCGAGACCCATCCGGGCCTCAATCTGATGTGGGACCTGCAGAAGCGCCTCTGGGCGGCCGAGCGGCCGCTCGCCATCCTGGGCGGCTCGCGCTGGAGCGAGAAGGCAGTGCGCCAGTTCGCCCGCTTCGCCGAGCGCTTCGACCTGCCGGTCGCCTGCTCGTTCCGCCGCCAGATGCTGTTCGACCATCTCGACCCGCATTATGCCGGCGATGTCGGCATCGGCCTCAACCCGAAGCTCAAGGCGCGCATCGACGAGAGCGACCTGCTGATGATCGTCGGCGGGCGCATGTCGGAGATGCCGAGCCAGGGCTACACGCTGCTCGGCATCCCGGAGACCGGCAAGACCCTGGTCCACGTCCATGCCGATGCCGACGAACTCGGCCGCGTCTACCGGCCGACGCTCGCCATCAATGCCAGCCCGGCCGCCTTCGCGGGCGCGGCCGAGAGCCTGCAGCCGCCCCATGGTGAGATCGCCTGGTCGGGCTGGACGCGCGCCGCCCATGCCGACTATCGCGCCTGGTCGGAGACCCTGCCGGCGATTCCCGGTGCGGTCCAGACCGGCGCCGCGATCGCGCATCTGCGCGCGGTGCTGCCGGACGACGCGATCTTCTGCAACGGGGCCGGCAACTTCGCCACCTGGGTGCACCGCTTCTGGCGCTTCCGCCGCTACGCCACCCAGGCCGCGCCGACCTCCGGCTCGATGGGCTACGGCCTGCCGGCCGCCGTCGGCGCCAAGCTGCAGTTCCCCGACCGCCCGGTGATCTGCTTCGCCGGCGACGGCGACTTCCAGATGTCGATGCAGGAATTCGGCACCGCCGTGCACTATGGCGCCAACATCGTCGTGGTGCTGGTCGACAACGGCATCTACGGCACCATCCGCATGCACCAGGAGCGCGAATATCCGCGCCGGGTCCACGGCACCGATCTGGTCAACCCGGATTTCGCCGCGCTGGCCCGCTCCTACGGCGCGCTCGGCTTCACCATCGAGACCACCGACCAGATCGCCCCGGCGCTCGATGCCGCGCTCGCCGCCGACCGCCCGGCACTCCTGCACCTGAAGGTCGACCCGGAAGGCATTACGCCGACCACCACCATCGAGAAGCTGCGCGGCAGCCGCTGAGGGGCGCATCGCTGGGGTCGGGTCCGCCGGGGCCGGCGCGCCCCGCCATCCCGGCCGCCGCCCGTGACATTGCGGTTTCACCATAGACTGTCATGATGCCCCCGGTCCGCAGCCGGGGCAATTCGATGGTTGGCCGGTCGTCTCTTTTCCGCCTTCCCGTCCTTGTCGTCGGTGCAGCGCTGGCGCTGGCCGGCCCCGCCCTGGCGGCCACCAAGCCGAAACCCGCGCCGGCGCCCGCCGCCAGCCCGGCGCCCACACCCGCTCCGGCGCCAGCGCCCGATCCGGCGCGGACCTTCGGCCCGGAGGAAATCATCAAGCGCGATCTGGCGACCTGCCAGAGCGCCAGTGAACCGGAGGCATCGCGGACGCGAACCTGCGAGCTGATGCTCGACAACCGCTCCGCCACCTACGACCAGCGCATCAAGGCCGGCAATGCGCTCCTGTCCCTGCTGCCCGAACCGGCCGCCCAGGTTCCGGTCATCAAGCAGATGCTGGAGATCTGGCCGGACAACCCGGACAACACCGACCTCCTCTGGCGCCAGTATCGCGCCCTGCTGGCGCTCGACCGGCCGCGCGAGACCTATCCGATCCTCGACACGCTCGAGGCCAACGAGCACGAGAATTACGCCGCTCGATTGGGCGTTCGATTGGGAAGGGCGCGCGCCCAGGCGGCGGCGGGCGATTTCGACGCCTCCGTCGAGACCGTCCGCGCGCTGCGCTCGGCGGCGCCGGCCTACACCTTTCCGCGCAACATCTACGCCGCCAAGGTGGTGCAGGATCTCGGCATATGCTGCGGTTACCAAGCCTGGGCGACGCGCGAACCGAAGACCATGGACGACTACATCGCCGCTGCGCCGGACGAGCGTCCGCACGAGATCGTCATGGTCTACGCCCTCCTGACCGGCAATACGGCGCTGATCCAGCAGGAACGGACCGACTTCGAAACGGAACTCGCCAAGGACAAGGTCCCGACGGGCGCCATCCGGGCGCTCTTCGACGGCATGCAGGCCACCGTCGCGAACGACTGGACGAAGGTGATCGAGGCGTTCGACCGCTACGATGCGGAGTTGCTGAAGAACCCCGATTTCAAGGCCGAAGTGATGCGCGAGCCCGGGGAGGAGCTAGACTACGACTTTATGCGGCTGATGGCTGGGCTCGAGGCCGGCAAGGTGCCGCCGGGGGCCGACCTGGTCATGGCCGCGCTCGAAGACCCTTTCGGTAGCGACGACCCGGTCCTACGCCGGTCGCGCGGCTACAGCCGCACCCTGCTGAAACATGCCCGGGGCGACGGTGCCGGGGCGCTTGCCGCCGCCGAGGCGATGATCCGAGACTCGGTCAGCAAGATTCCGACCGCACAGGAGGCCGCGCTCAACGTCTATCTCTACGAACTGGCTGCCCGCGTCGCGTTGGCCGCCGGTGCGCCCGCCGACGCGATCCGGTGGGCCGACCTCGCGCTGCGCGAGGATCCCCGCTGCGCCGCCTGCTATCTCGCCAAGGCCCAGGCGCTGCGGGCGCGCGGCGATGTCGGTTCGGTGATCACCGAAGCCGGCCGCGCGGCACGGCTCGAAGAGACCGCGGAGGCCTATCGCCTCGCCGCCGAGGCGCACCGGCGCAGTGCCGCCCTGGATCCGGCCGACCCGATCCCCCATCTCGCCCAGGCGACTCTGGAAATCCGCAAGGCGCAGAAGCTGGCACCGGCCGATCCGGCCGTCAGGGCCGAGGCCGAGGCGATCGAGGCGGCCTTCCGCTGAGGCGATCGAGGCAGCCCTCCGCTCCGGCGGCGCGCCCGCCACTGCGCCCGCTCCCGCCCCGGCTCCGGTCGTCGTGGCCGCCGCCCCGCCGCCGCCGCCGCCCGCCCCGGTCTCCCTGTTGCCGGCCTCGGTCGCCAAGGAACGGCGCGTCGCCCTGGTCATCGCCAACGGCGCCTATACCCGCTGCCGGGGCTGGAGAATCCGGCCAAGGACGCGAAGCTGGTCGCCGACAGCCTGAAGGCCGCCGGCTTCGACCTGGTCCAGACGGTGTCGGATGCCGATCGCTCAAAATTCGTGGCCGCCCTGACCGAGTTCGAGGACGAGGCCGACAAGGCCGATTGGGCGGTCGTCTACTATGCCGGCCACGGCATCGAGGTCGACGGGATCAACTGGCTCGTTCCCATCGATGCGGGCCTGAAGAGCGACCGCAGCATCGGCGACGAGGCGGTCAGCCTGAACCGGGTGCTGGACACGGTGCAGAATGCCCGGCTGATGC
Encoded here:
- a CDS encoding Hsp20/alpha crystallin family protein, yielding MKSLLPNLWGQDARDPFRSLRDEIDQVFESFGRGLPAGLKGLATPRFPALDVAETADAIEVTAELPGVDEKDVDVSVANRLLTIKGEKKSEHETKDKDLHVVERAYGAFSRAVPLPFAPDPKTVEATFANGVLKVHLPKPPEAAKTAEKIAIKSV
- a CDS encoding thiamine pyrophosphate-binding protein codes for the protein MTSNQTTGARLLVQALEANAVERVFCVPGESYLAVLDALHDSPIDTIVCRHESGAAFMADATGRLTGRPGIAFVTRGPGATNASAGLHVARQDSIPLILFVGQIERSFRHREAFQELDYGAVFGSIAKWVAEIDSPDRVPEMVSRAFHQATSGRPGPVVLVLPEDMLVETAAAVAAEPWVQVETHPGLNLMWDLQKRLWAAERPLAILGGSRWSEKAVRQFARFAERFDLPVACSFRRQMLFDHLDPHYAGDVGIGLNPKLKARIDESDLLMIVGGRMSEMPSQGYTLLGIPETGKTLVHVHADADELGRVYRPTLAINASPAAFAGAAESLQPPHGEIAWSGWTRAAHADYRAWSETLPAIPGAVQTGAAIAHLRAVLPDDAIFCNGAGNFATWVHRFWRFRRYATQAAPTSGSMGYGLPAAVGAKLQFPDRPVICFAGDGDFQMSMQEFGTAVHYGANIVVVLVDNGIYGTIRMHQEREYPRRVHGTDLVNPDFAALARSYGALGFTIETTDQIAPALDAALAADRPALLHLKVDPEGITPTTTIEKLRGSR